One Mycobacterium marseillense DNA window includes the following coding sequences:
- the msrA gene encoding peptide-methionine (S)-S-oxide reductase MsrA produces the protein MTNQKAILAGGCFWGVQELIRKQPGVVSTRVGYTGGDVPNATYRNHGTHAEAIEIVYDPAETDYRTMLEFFFQIHDPTTKNRQGNDLGMSYRSAIFYLDEEQKRIALDTIADVEASGLWPGKVVTEVSPAGDFWEAEPEHQDYLQHYPNGYTCHFIRPGWKLPRRASASQ, from the coding sequence ATGACCAACCAGAAAGCGATTCTCGCCGGCGGGTGCTTCTGGGGAGTGCAGGAACTCATCCGCAAGCAGCCCGGAGTCGTCTCGACGCGGGTCGGCTACACCGGCGGTGACGTCCCCAACGCGACCTATCGCAACCACGGCACCCACGCCGAAGCCATCGAGATCGTCTACGACCCAGCGGAGACCGATTACCGGACGATGCTGGAGTTCTTCTTCCAGATCCACGACCCGACAACGAAGAACCGCCAGGGCAACGACCTGGGGATGAGTTACCGGTCGGCGATCTTCTACCTGGACGAGGAGCAGAAGCGGATCGCGCTGGACACCATCGCCGACGTCGAGGCGTCCGGCCTGTGGCCGGGCAAGGTGGTGACCGAGGTCAGCCCCGCCGGCGACTTCTGGGAAGCCGAGCCCGAACACCAGGACTACCTGCAGCACTATCCGAACGGATACACCTGCCACTTCATCCGCCCGGGCTGGAAGCTGCCGCGGCGGGCGTCAGCCAGCCAATAG
- a CDS encoding Dps family protein produces MTQFTIPGLTDKQAARLTELLQKQLSTYNDLHLTLKHIHWNVVGPNFIGVHEMIDPQVDAVRSFADDVAERIAALGSSPQGTPGAIIKDRSWDDYSVGRDTVQAHLAALDLVYNGVVEDIRQYIDETDELDQVTQDLLIGQAGQLEKFQWFVRAHLESAGGQLAHAGKSTEKSAAKSARSKS; encoded by the coding sequence ATGACTCAGTTCACGATTCCGGGATTGACCGACAAGCAGGCGGCGCGCCTCACCGAACTGCTGCAAAAGCAACTGAGCACCTACAACGATCTTCACCTGACGCTCAAGCACATTCACTGGAACGTCGTTGGCCCGAACTTCATCGGTGTGCACGAGATGATCGACCCGCAGGTGGATGCGGTGCGCAGCTTCGCCGACGATGTCGCCGAACGCATTGCCGCTCTGGGCTCTTCGCCGCAGGGCACGCCTGGTGCCATCATCAAGGACCGCTCGTGGGACGACTATTCGGTCGGCCGCGACACCGTCCAGGCCCACTTGGCCGCGCTGGACCTCGTCTACAACGGGGTCGTCGAAGACATCCGCCAATACATCGACGAGACAGACGAACTCGACCAGGTCACCCAGGACCTGTTGATCGGCCAGGCGGGTCAGCTGGAGAAGTTCCAATGGTTCGTCCGGGCGCACCTTGAAAGCGCCGGCGGCCAGCTGGCCCACGCGGGCAAGAGCACCGAAAAATCTGCCGCCAAGAGCGCGCGCAGCAAATCCTGA
- a CDS encoding class I SAM-dependent methyltransferase, with protein sequence MSVDLTGAPQTMLATFYAKALDADFEKPILGDRYAKEIVDRIDYDWKKTTITARRAPSVTTRSAHFDEWTRKFLAAHPRSVVLHVGCGLDSRFFRVQPGPDVQWYDVDYPEVAALRTQLYPSRDRYRVIAASVTDPAWLSEIPADRPALMIGEGLTMYLTEQDGTALLRRVVDRFGSGELQFDVFNWLGIKSQWLNTVVRGSGSTLQWAINGPDDIVEAVPGVRLLAWERWFESFTFAQLPRSSRVLGRVMSAIPAAANMSQYHRYAFGPPDGKG encoded by the coding sequence GTGTCCGTCGATCTCACCGGGGCGCCCCAGACCATGCTGGCGACCTTCTACGCGAAGGCGCTGGATGCCGACTTCGAAAAACCGATCCTGGGCGATCGGTACGCGAAGGAAATCGTCGACCGCATCGATTACGACTGGAAGAAAACGACCATCACCGCCCGGCGGGCGCCGTCGGTCACTACCCGCTCGGCGCACTTTGATGAGTGGACGCGCAAATTCCTTGCAGCGCACCCACGCTCGGTCGTGCTGCACGTGGGCTGCGGACTGGACAGCCGGTTTTTCCGCGTGCAGCCGGGCCCGGACGTCCAGTGGTACGACGTCGACTACCCCGAGGTCGCAGCGCTGCGCACCCAGCTTTACCCGAGCCGCGATCGCTATCGTGTCATTGCCGCCTCGGTCACCGACCCGGCATGGCTGAGCGAAATCCCCGCCGACCGTCCTGCGTTGATGATCGGGGAGGGGCTGACCATGTACCTGACCGAGCAGGACGGCACCGCGCTGCTGCGCCGAGTCGTCGACCGGTTCGGTTCGGGTGAACTGCAGTTCGACGTGTTCAATTGGCTCGGGATCAAGTCGCAATGGCTCAACACCGTGGTGCGAGGGTCGGGGTCGACCCTGCAGTGGGCGATCAACGGACCCGACGACATCGTCGAAGCCGTACCGGGGGTGCGGTTGCTGGCCTGGGAGCGATGGTTCGAGTCGTTCACCTTCGCGCAGTTGCCACGCTCATCCCGGGTCCTGGGCAGAGTTATGTCCGCGATCCCCGCCGCGGCGAACATGTCTCAGTACCACCGGTACGCATTCGGCCCGCCGGACGGGAAGGGTTGA
- a CDS encoding nuclear transport factor 2 family protein: MTPFDDPQGELAWMFLQSTSDGGDLDEGFALLRDDFTYWTLFTRTACDKDTFRRAIERRKQDLELDIDLVRCVNEGETVVVEAHATGTTSDGVAYDSPFVCIFDTRDGLIVSMRLYSDTRAAASALPGWVPY; encoded by the coding sequence ATGACGCCGTTCGATGACCCGCAGGGCGAACTGGCCTGGATGTTTTTGCAGAGCACCAGCGACGGCGGCGATCTGGACGAGGGCTTCGCGCTGCTGCGCGACGACTTCACCTACTGGACGCTGTTCACGCGTACCGCCTGCGACAAGGACACCTTCCGGCGCGCGATCGAGCGGCGCAAACAAGACCTCGAACTGGACATCGACTTGGTGCGCTGCGTAAACGAGGGAGAGACGGTGGTGGTGGAGGCGCACGCCACCGGCACGACGTCCGACGGCGTGGCCTATGACAGCCCGTTCGTGTGCATCTTCGACACGCGCGACGGCCTGATCGTCTCGATGCGCCTCTACAGCGATACCCGGGCGGCGGCGTCCGCGCTTCCCGGATGGGTCCCCTACTGA
- a CDS encoding DUF427 domain-containing protein, with amino-acid sequence MAHRQVLEPNAGHPITIEPTNGRVQVRVNGELVADTTDALELREATIPAVQYIPIADVLQDRLTRTDTSTYCPFKGDATYYSVTTSSGDTVDDVIWTYEQPYPAVAAIAGHVAFYPDKADISVSPQ; translated from the coding sequence ATGGCCCACCGCCAAGTCCTGGAGCCAAACGCCGGGCACCCCATCACCATCGAGCCCACGAACGGCCGGGTGCAGGTCCGCGTCAACGGCGAGTTGGTCGCCGACACCACCGACGCGCTGGAACTGCGCGAAGCCACAATCCCTGCGGTGCAATACATTCCGATCGCCGACGTGCTACAGGATCGGCTCACCCGCACCGACACCAGCACCTACTGCCCGTTCAAGGGCGACGCCACCTACTACAGCGTGACGACCTCATCCGGTGACACCGTCGACGACGTGATCTGGACCTACGAGCAGCCGTATCCGGCGGTCGCCGCGATCGCCGGGCACGTCGCGTTCTACCCCGACAAGGCCGACATCAGCGTCTCGCCTCAGTAG
- a CDS encoding nuclear transport factor 2 family protein: MSTPKFSRSELAAAFEQFEATVDAAAQSHDWDAWVQHYTPDVLYIEHAAGTMHGRDEVREWISRTMGSFPGSHMVAFPSLWSVIDEPTGRIIMELDNPMRDPGDGTVIGATNISIITYAGDGLWRQQEDIYNPLRFVQATMKWCRKAQELGTLDEDAARFMEQYGGAAQ, encoded by the coding sequence ATGAGTACGCCGAAGTTCTCCCGTAGCGAACTGGCCGCCGCGTTCGAGCAATTCGAAGCTACCGTCGATGCGGCCGCCCAGTCGCACGACTGGGACGCGTGGGTCCAGCACTACACTCCGGACGTCTTGTACATCGAACACGCGGCGGGCACCATGCACGGCCGCGACGAGGTCCGCGAGTGGATCAGCAGGACGATGGGCAGTTTTCCCGGCAGCCACATGGTCGCGTTCCCGTCGCTGTGGTCGGTGATCGACGAACCCACGGGGCGGATCATCATGGAACTCGACAATCCGATGCGCGATCCCGGCGATGGCACCGTCATCGGTGCCACCAACATCTCGATCATCACCTACGCCGGCGACGGCCTGTGGCGTCAGCAGGAGGACATCTACAACCCGCTGCGCTTCGTGCAGGCCACGATGAAGTGGTGCCGCAAGGCCCAGGAGCTCGGCACCCTCGACGAGGACGCCGCGCGTTTCATGGAGCAGTACGGAGGGGCGGCTCAATGA
- a CDS encoding NAD-dependent epimerase/dehydratase family protein gives MTTKPKLVIGANGFLGSHVTRQLVADGYQVRAMVREGANTRAIDDLELTRFHGDVFDSAVLRAAMDGVDDVYYCVVDTRAWLRDTSPLFHTNVEGLRNVLDVAVAQPDLRRFVFTSTYATVGRRRGHVATEDDIVAARGLSDYVQSRVQAEDLVMRYVAEAGLPAVAMCVSTTYGSGDWGGTPHGAFIAGAVFGKLPFTMDGIELEVVGVTDAARAMVLAAERGRIGERYLISERMIALTDVVRIAADEAGVPAPRRSISVPVLYALGALGSLRARLTGKDAELSLASVRMMRAEAPVDHSKAVRELGWQPRPVEESIREAARFWAEMRNAKGRSTTPG, from the coding sequence ATGACCACGAAGCCCAAGCTCGTGATCGGTGCCAACGGATTTCTGGGTTCGCATGTGACCCGTCAGCTGGTCGCCGACGGCTATCAGGTGCGGGCCATGGTGCGCGAAGGCGCCAACACCCGCGCCATCGACGACCTCGAGCTCACGCGCTTCCACGGCGACGTGTTCGACTCCGCCGTGCTGCGGGCGGCCATGGACGGCGTCGACGACGTCTACTACTGCGTCGTGGACACCCGCGCCTGGCTGCGCGACACCTCGCCGCTGTTTCACACCAATGTCGAAGGGTTGCGCAACGTTCTCGACGTGGCCGTCGCGCAACCCGACCTGCGCAGGTTCGTCTTCACGAGCACGTACGCGACCGTCGGCCGGCGGCGCGGGCACGTGGCGACCGAGGACGACATCGTGGCCGCCCGCGGGCTGTCGGACTACGTCCAATCCCGGGTCCAGGCCGAGGATCTGGTGATGCGCTACGTGGCCGAGGCGGGGCTGCCCGCGGTGGCGATGTGCGTGTCGACGACCTACGGCAGCGGCGACTGGGGCGGCACCCCGCACGGCGCGTTCATCGCCGGCGCCGTCTTCGGCAAGCTGCCCTTCACGATGGACGGCATCGAGTTGGAAGTCGTCGGCGTCACCGACGCCGCCCGGGCCATGGTCTTGGCGGCCGAGCGCGGGCGCATCGGCGAGCGGTACCTGATCTCAGAGCGGATGATCGCGCTGACCGACGTCGTGCGGATCGCGGCCGACGAGGCTGGCGTGCCGGCACCGCGACGTTCCATCTCCGTTCCGGTGCTGTACGCCCTCGGCGCGCTGGGCAGTCTGCGAGCCCGGCTCACCGGCAAGGACGCCGAGCTCAGCCTCGCGTCGGTGCGCATGATGCGTGCCGAGGCGCCGGTCGACCACAGCAAGGCCGTCCGCGAATTGGGTTGGCAGCCACGCCCCGTCGAGGAATCCATCCGCGAGGCGGCGCGCTTCTGGGCGGAGATGCGAAATGCCAAGGGTAGGAGCACGACTCCCGGCTGA
- a CDS encoding DNA-3-methyladenine glycosylase family protein, translating to MKSTRTVVFPGAASFGHTLSPLRRGPADPCFRTPGDGSIWRTSLLPTGPVTARITRAAPDAAQCVAWGGGAQEFVEMLPALLGLEDDASDFVPRHPTVAAAHQRVPHLRLGRTGLVLEALIPAIIEQRVPGADAFRSWRVLVTKYGRPAPGPAPEGMRVLPSAQEWRTIPSWEFHRANVDPRRAQAVVTCAQRAASLERLTSRPAAQAREALMSLPGVGVWTAAETAQRAFGDADAVSVGDYHIPKMIGWTLRGEPTDDAGMLELLEPMRPHRQRVVRLLEASGLAYEPRRGPRLPVQQIHSL from the coding sequence GTGAAGAGCACGCGCACGGTCGTGTTCCCGGGGGCCGCCAGCTTCGGGCACACGTTGTCGCCGCTTCGCCGTGGTCCAGCGGATCCCTGCTTCCGGACGCCCGGCGACGGTTCGATCTGGCGGACCAGCCTGCTGCCCACCGGCCCGGTCACGGCGAGAATCACGCGCGCGGCCCCCGACGCCGCGCAGTGTGTGGCGTGGGGGGGCGGCGCGCAGGAGTTCGTCGAAATGCTGCCCGCCCTGCTGGGTCTCGAGGACGACGCCTCGGACTTCGTGCCGCGGCACCCGACGGTCGCCGCCGCGCACCAGCGGGTGCCGCACCTGCGGCTGGGCCGCACCGGGCTGGTGCTGGAGGCGCTGATCCCGGCGATCATCGAGCAGCGGGTGCCCGGCGCCGACGCGTTTCGCTCCTGGCGTGTGCTGGTGACCAAGTACGGGAGGCCCGCGCCGGGACCGGCCCCGGAGGGGATGCGGGTGCTGCCGTCGGCGCAGGAGTGGCGAACCATCCCGTCGTGGGAGTTTCATCGGGCCAACGTCGACCCGAGGCGGGCGCAAGCGGTGGTGACCTGCGCCCAGCGCGCCGCCTCGCTGGAACGGTTGACGTCACGGCCGGCGGCGCAGGCGCGCGAGGCGTTGATGTCCTTGCCGGGCGTGGGCGTGTGGACGGCCGCCGAGACGGCGCAGCGGGCCTTCGGCGACGCCGACGCCGTATCGGTGGGCGACTACCACATCCCGAAGATGATCGGCTGGACGTTGCGGGGAGAGCCCACCGACGACGCGGGGATGCTCGAACTGCTGGAGCCGATGCGGCCGCACCGCCAGCGGGTGGTCCGGCTGCTCGAAGCCAGCGGATTGGCGTACGAACCGCGCCGCGGGCCGCGCCTGCCGGTGCAGCAAATCCACTCACTGTGA